The Streptomyces sp. DG1A-41 genomic sequence GGGGACCACGGGGACCCCCACGCCCACGCCGCGCACCGCCCGCGACATGATCGCCAACACCGTGTCCGTGGCCGAGGCCTGGCGCGGCATGCTGACGGGCGGCGGCCACCGCGCGCTGATCCTGCTGCCCTCGGACATCGTGCCGGTGGCCGATCTGATGGTCGGTGTCTGCGAGTTCCTGGACGTTCCCCACGTCAAGGCCTACCCGTACACCACCGGCATCTCCGACTGGGACCGCATCGTCGGACTGTGGGAGGTCTTCCGGCCGACCGTGCTCTTCGTGGCACCCGGGGTGCTCCTGGAGTTCTCCCAGGTGCTCAAGAGGCGCGGCCTGCTGGACCGGCTGCGCGAGTCGGTCGAACTCCTCATGCTGCTCGGCGAGGTGAGCACCCCGGAGCTGCGCGCCATGGCCGGGTCGTGGTGGGACGCGCGTGCCTACGACGCGAGTTACGGCAGCACGGAGAGCGGCACGCTGGCCGCGTGCTGCGCGCACGACCGGCTGCATCTGCTGCGCGGGGCCAACTACTTCGAGATCGCGGACGGGAACGGCTTGGCGCCCGCCGAGGCCGGACGCGCGGGCCGGCTCGTCGTCACGCCGCTCAACAACGACGCCCGCCCCCTGCTTCGCCTCGACATGGGCGACGAGGTGTCCGTCGCGGGCGGTTGCCCGTGCGGCCAGGACACTCCGACGGTCACGGTCCACGGCCGGGGCAGCGACGGAACCGAGATCAAGGGCAGCCGGGTGCGCACGCGCGACCTCGAAGGCATCGTCTACGCGAACCGCGACGTCATGGGATACCTGATCGAGATCGACGGGGCGGGCACCTGGGCCCGGCTGCTGCTGGAGCGTGACCCCGGCACCGACCGGGACGCCGAGCGCGCCAAGAACGACGTCATCCAGCGGCGGACGGACGAGCACCTCGGCTTCCGGTGGGACGAGGTCCGGTTCGTCAACCGGCTGCCGGCGACGACAAAGAGCGGCGGCTCCCAGAAGAGCTGGAAGCGCTCCAACTTCCGGGTCGTGGACGAGGTGGTGCCGGCATGACGTACGACGCCTTGCGGAGGTCGTCGGGGGTCGTCTCCGGGGAGTCGGATCTGTGGTGCACCTACGCGGCCGTACGCACCCTGCGCTGGCTCGACCGGGTCGGCGACCTGCCGTCGCCCGAGTCCGTCGCCGGATTCCTCGCCTCCCGGCAGAACTCCGACGGCGGGTTCGCCTGGTCGGCCGGCATGAGCTCCGACGCCTGGGCCACCTACTACTGCACGCAGGCCCTGGCCGATCTGCCGGACGGCAGCCGCGGCACGGTCCGCGGGTCGAGTTCCGCCTGGGTGTGGAGCACCGAGCACGCGGACGGCGGGTTCGCGATGACGCCCAGCCAGGCGTCGGACGTATGGGCCACCTACTACGCCGTGCGCACCCTGGTGGAGATCTACGGCGAGCGCCCGCCCGAGACGCTGTTCGACTGGCTGGCGGCGCTCCAGTCCGAGGACGGCGGACTGGCCTGGAGCCCGGCTCACGCGAAGGACGGCGCTTCCGACGTGCGGGCCTGCTATTACGCCGTCACCGCCTGGCACACGGCCACCGGCGGACAGGGGCCGCTGCCGTGGGACCGCGAGCGGCTCACGGACTGGCTCCGGGGCCGGCAGAGCGCGGCCGGCGGTTTCACCTTCCGGGCCGGCGACGAGACGGACTGCCTGTGGGCGACGTTCCGGGCCACCGGCGCCCTGAGCCGCCTCGGCGAGGCTCCCCGGGACCCCGGGGGCTGCGTCGCCTGGATCATGAGCCGGCTGCGGCCGGGCGAGTCCTTCACCCGGTGGCCCGGCTACCCCGTCCAGGACGTGTGGGCCGCGTTCTGCGCGGTGGGCGCGCTGCGGGAACTCGGCGCGCGGCTCGACGGCATCGCCGACGGTGTGGTCGCCCGGGTGCTTTCCTTCCGGACCGGGCAGGGCGGCTTCACCTACCGCACTCCCGAACTCGCCTCGGACGTCCTCACCACCTCGGCCCACCTGATGGCCCGCACCTTCCCGGCCGACGGGGAGCGCGAGGCCGTGCGGTGGACGGAGAGCTGCATGCTGCCGAACGAGAACGGCATCATGTACATGCCCGGACGAGGGAGTGAGGTGCGCTGCACCCTCTGGGCCCTGTCCGCGGGGGCGTTCGAGGACGACGCCCCGGCCCGGGCGCGCATCGCGCAGTGGCTGGCCGGTTCCATCCAGAACCCCGACGGCGGGTTCGGCTACTGGGAGGGCCGAGCGTCGGACATGGTGTCGACGAGCTCAGCCGCCGAGATCCTGCACCGGACCGGCGGTGACTCGGCCGCCGGTTTCCTCCGGGACATCGCCGACTATGTGGCCGCCTGCGAGACGACGCCCGGCCGGTACGCCAACGTGCCGGGCGGCCCCGCCACGCTGCGCTCCACCTTGCAGGCGCTCAGGGCGCTGCACCGCGCCGTCGGGGCGGACGACACCCACGTCACCGAGGCCCTCACCCGGCACCGGGTGCCCGGCGGCGGGTTCGCCAACGAGGGCCGTCGGGTCCCCGACCTGCTGAGCACCTACGAAGCCGTGCTGGCGGCGGACGTGTTCGGCCTCGACTGGGACGCCGCCCACCTGACGAAGTTCCTGGACAGCGTGCGCACGGCGGACGGCGGATTCGCCTGGACGCCCCTGATGGCGATGAGCGGCGGTCCGCTCGCCGACTGCCTGGGCCGGCGCCTGGAGCTGAGGCTGTCGCCCGAAGGAATCGCCCTGCCACCGCTGGCCCTCTCGTGAAAGGCGCGCGATCTTGCCCACCGTCGATGTGACCAGCACCCCGCTCACCCCTTCCGCACGCCTGCGGGCGGCCCTGCGGCTCACCCGATGGATGGCCGCGCACGGCTCGAACGCCGCGCACGTCGTGGTCTCCTTCCGAACCTCCGAGCCCATGGAGTACTTCGCGGGCGGGATGCCGCTGACCACCTACGAGCACGGCACGGAGCCGGGCAAGCACGCCCGGTGGGCGTCGGTCGTGTGCCACGTCCACCCCGACCGTGACCACGCGTACCGGGCCGGACTGGCCGAGGAGATCGGGCAGGCGCTCGGTCTCGGCACGGACACCGCCCACCTGACGGTCCGTTTCCAGCCCACGCAGCCCGACCGGGTGTTCTACCTGGACTCGGGGTCGATGACGAGCGGCGACCCGCTACCGGTCGGCCGCGGCTGAGAGAGAAAGGTTCCCGATCATGCAGACCCTCGACCACACCGAGATCAACAACCGCATACAGGCCGTCCTGGAGAAGCGCTTCGGCGACGCCGCCCGCACACTGTCCGGGGACGCGGACCTGACCGACGCGCTGCCGGGCTTCGACAGCCTGGCCGCCCTCGAATACGTCACCGCCGTGGAGGGCGAGTTCGGCATCGAGGTCGACTTCGTCGGCGACGACGTGCGCTACTGGTTCAGCACGCTCGGCCGGACCACCGAGTACGTGCGCGAGCGCGTCGAGGACCTCGCGGCATGACGGAGACGGCGGCCCGTACCGAGGGGCCGGGGACCAGGGACGGCGAGATCCGCTTCGACACCTCCGGCAGCACGGGAGCCGCGCGCCGCTGGTTCCGGCTCCCCCACCAGTTGGAGCGCGAGGTGGAGCTGATCGGCGCGGTACTCGTCGGCCCGGTCGACCGGGTCGTCAACTTCGCCCCGCCGCAGCACCTGTTCGGCGCGCTGTTCGGCGAGTGGCTGCCCCGCATGGCGCGGATCCCGGTCCACCAGGCGTGGGCCGACCCGTACGCGCCCCTGCCGGCCTCGCCCGGTGAACGGGTGCTGGCCGTCTGCATCCCCATGGCCTGGGACCTGCTGCGGCGCGGCTGGCCGGGGCTGGAACGCGCGAGCTCGGTCGTCGCCCTGCACAGTTCGGCGGCACCGCCGCCCACGGCCCACGCGCTGGTCGGCCGCGCCGCCCCGCTGCTGCGGGCGCACGAGATCCTCGGGTCGACCGAGACCGGTGGGCTCGCCCACCGGCAGCTGGTTGCCGAGGGGCGGGACGCCCAGCCGTGGCAGGCCTTCCCCGACGTGTCCTTCGTGCGGGAGGCCGGCACCCCGCCGGGAGCCGCCGAGGAGCTGGTCGTCCGCGGCCCGCGCCTGGCCCGCCCGGAGAGCGGGACGCTGCCGCCCGACCGGTGGGCCACGGGCGACCTGGTGGAATTCACCGGCCCCCGTGCGTTCCGGCTCATCGGGCGCAGCGGCTCCCTGGTCAAGGTGAACGGGATCAAGGTCCATCTCGCCCGGGTCGACGAGCGGCTGAAAGCGCTTCTGCCGGGGGCGGAATGCGTCGCGCTGCCCCTGGACGGCGATTCCCTCGCCGGTGAGGGCTACGCCGTCTACTGGGCCGGCCGGGGCGACGACACCGTGGGCGTGGCCGACGTCAGAGCGGCCTTGGAGGATTTCCCGAGCCCGTCGCGGCTCGTGGAACTGGCGGAGATCCCGAGGACCCCCACCGGAAAGCCGGACCACAAGGCCCTTCTCGCGGAGCCGGCTTCGCCCTCCGCACGCCTGTGAAAAACCCGAACAACACATACCTCACCCACAAGAATCCCATCGACACAGGCATTGGAGTGTTCGACTCTGTCCAGGTTGATCGTGGTGACCGGCGCGAGCGCGGGCATCGGCAAGGCCACGGCGAAGCGTTTCGCCGAGAACAACGACAAGGTCCTCCTGATCGCACGGCAGGAGGAGCGACTCGCACGGACGGTGCGGGAGATCGAGTCGAGCGTGCCGGGCGCGGACGTGCAGCCACTCGCCCTCGACATGTCCGACGCCGCGTCGGTCAAGCGCCTGCGGGACCACGTCCGGTCGACGGGACTGCCCGTCAGCGGGCTGCTGTGCTGCGCCGGAGCCGTCCCGCGGTCCGGGGACACGGACGCGGACGCGGACGACGTGACATCGGTCCTGACGGAATGGCAGGAGGCCTACCAGGCGAACGTGACGACCGCGGTCGTCGCCGTGGAGGGCCTGCTCCCCGACCTGGCCGACGGCGGCAGCATCGTGCTCTACAGCTCCATCGCCGCCTACCGGGGATCCGGCGGGACGGGTGGCTACGGCGCCGCGAAGGCCGCCCTCCACTCCTACGTCCACACCCTCGCGACACGCCTCGGATCGCGCGGCATCAGCGCCAACGCGATCGCGCCGGGCTACGTCGCCGACACAGACCTCTTCGGCGGCGCCCTGCCCGCCGCGCGCGAGACCATGCTCGTCCGGCATACCGCGCTGGGACGTGCGGGAGACCCGGTGGACATCGCCGAACTCGGCTTCTACCTGTGCTCGGGCCCCGGCGGCTACGTCACCTCACAGATCCTCCAGATCAACGGCGGCTCGTCACACGGCGTCTGACGCCTCCTTCCCCCTCCCCTTCGACCGAGAAAGCACGGTGAGCTGCCCATGAACGCCCGCGAACAGGCCGACGCGCACGTCCGCGCCATGATGCGCTGGCACTTCGACCCGGCCACGGGTTCCCGGTACTGGCTGGAACGCCGCGACAGGCTGGGGTTCGACCCGGTCGAGGACGTGCGGTGCGTCGACGACCTGCTGCGCTTTCCCAATCTGGTGGACGAGCTCCGGGACGTCCCGGTCGAGGACCTGATCCCCCGCGGCCTGGACGCCTCGGAGAAGGTCCTCGCGGTGTACGAGAGCGGTGGCACCACCGGAGCGCCGAAGCGCTTCGTGATGTTCGAGAACTGGCTCGACCAATACATGGCCTGGGAGAACTCCCACTACACGGACGACGGCCGGGGGCACGCGCTGGCCGTGGCGCCCAGCGGACCGCACATGCTCGGCGAGTACTCCCGCAGGATCGCGGAGGCCAGGGGCGGGATCCGGTTCTCCATCGACCTGGATCCGCGCTGGGTGAAGCGTCTTGTCGCCACCGGTGACACTGCCGGCGCCGGAGCTTACGTCGACCATCTCGTCGACCAGGCCGAACTGGTCCTGAGCTCACAGGACATCGCGTTCCTGATCACGACACCGCCACTGCTCGCCCGCATGTCCGAGCGGGCCTCGGTCCGTGAGCTGATCGAGGAGAAGGTGCGCCTGGTGATCTGGACCGGCGCGCACATGGACCCCGACACCCTGGACTTCCTGTCCACCCAGCTCTTCCCCAAGACGCGGTTCCGCGGGTCGTACGGCAGTACCTCCGTGCTCAGCGGCACGGTGCAGCGGCCCGACCCGCAGGGCACGGGCGACACGGTCTTCGACTCGTACGCCCCCTACGTGTTCTACCGGGTGGTCGACCCCTCCTCCGGACGGCCGGTCGAGTTCGGGTCGGACGGAGCCGTGGTCATGAACTACCTCACCAAGTACGGCCTCGTACCCAACAGCCTCGAACGGGACCTGGCGACTCGGGTCCCGAGCCCCACCGGCGTCGGGGACTCCCTGCGGAACATCCACCCGGTCGCCGAGATGGACGGCCGGAAGCTGATCGAAGGCGTCTACTAGGGACGCCTCCCCTGGTGTCGGGAGGAGCAGTACCCATGTCGCACGCGCCCACGGCCGGGTACGTCGAACTCGACGGAGCCGGCCTCGCCCCGCACGGTCGCCGCGGCCGCGCGCCGGGGCGGTGACGGCACCCGGGTGACGCTCGGCGCGGAGGCCGTCGAGCGGATGCGGGCCTCCGTCGCGCTCAAGGAGTCGCTGCTGGCCCGGGAAGTGCCCATCTACGCGGTGACCACGGGCTTCGGGGACAGCTGCGTCCGGCAGATCTCACCGGACAAGGCGCACGAGCTCCAGCGCAACCTCGTGCTCTACCACCTCAACGGCGTGGGACCGGCGGCCGTGCCCGCGGTCGCCCGGGCGGCCATGATCATCAGAGCCAACGCGCTGGCCAAGGGGTCCTCGGCGATCCGGCCGCAGACCGTGTCGGCGCTGCTCGAGTGCCTGGACCGGGACATCCTCCCGCTGATCCCCGAACGCGGTTCGGTGGGTGCCAGCGGTGATCTGGTGCCGCTGTGCTACCTGGCGGCGGCGCTGATCGGCGAGGGACAGGTCCTGCACCGGGGCACCGTACGACCGGCTGTGGACGCCCTGCGCGAGGAGGGCATCGAACCGGTGCGGCTCGCGCCCAAGGAGGGCATCGCGCTGATCAACGGCACGTCCTTCGCCGCCGCGTACGCGGTCCTCGCCGCCTGGGACGCCCGGGAGCTGGCCTTCGTGGCCGAACTCGCGACGGCCATGACGCTGGAGGCACAGCACGGCAACGCGTCCGCGCTGCACCCCTTCGTCCACGCCGCGAAACCGCACCCCGGCCAGGTCCGGTCGGCCGAGGTCGTCCGGACCCTGCTCGCGGGGTCGCGGCTCGCCACGTCCTTCGACGACATCCTGGTGCGCCGCGAGAAACTGGCCGGGCGGAGTTACCTCCAGCTGAACGAGAAGATCCAGGACACGTACTCGGTGCGCTGCGCCCCGCAGGTCATCGGCATCGCCCGGGACACGCTCGACTGGGCGGAGAACTGGCTCACCACCGAAATCAACTCCGCCACCGACAATCCCCTGTTCGACGTCGACGAATCCGGGCTGCACCTCGGCGGGAACTTCTACGCGGGCCATGTCGGGCAGGCCATGGACAGTCTGAAGACGTCGGTGGCCGGCCTGGCCAACCTGCTCGACCGGCAGCTCGCCCTCGTCGTGGACGAGAAGTTCAACCAGGGGCTGCCGCCCAACCTGGTCGTCCCGCGTGGTGCGGACGATCCGGGGGCGGGGCTGCACCACGGGTTCAAGGGGATGCAGATAGCGGCCTCGGCCGTCACCGCCGAAGCCCTCAAACAGACGGGGCCCGCGTCGGTGTTCTCGCGGTCAACGGAGGCCCACAACCAGGACATCGTCAGCATGGGCACCATCTCGGCCCGGGACGCGCGCACCGTCAACGGCCTGGTGCGCGAGGTCGCGGCCATCCATCTGCTGGCCCTCGCCCAGGCGATCGACCTGCGAGGCGCCGAGAAGGCCTCACCGGCCGTCCGCGCGGTGCACGGGCTCATCCGGGAGCACAGCGCCTTCGTCACCCGTGATCGCCGGCTGGACGAGGACATCGAGGCGGTGTCCGGCCTGATCGAGAGCGGAGCGCTGCGGCGTGCCGCCGGCTTCGCCGACATCGCTTGAAGCAAGCAAGGCACCGCGCCGCGCGTGGTGCGCGACCAAGGAGTTGCATCGCATGCCGAAGAAGAAGTTCGCCCTGCTCAGCGCGGCCGGGACCGCCGCCCTGGCCCTGGGCGCGACCGCTCTGCCCACCGCTCCGGCGCACGCCGGGACCGGGAAGGTCATCGACCTGGACGTCGGCAACGATGGGGTTGTGAAGACCGATGTCGGCGAGCACGGGCTCAGCGTCGGCGACGAGTTCATCTACGCCGACAAGCTCTACCAGGACGGGAAGCAGGTCGGGAGGGACGGCAGTTCCTGCCAGGTGACCCAGCTGGCCGGCGAGAAGATCACCACCAGCTGCGTGCTGTCGGTCCAGCTGCCGGACGGCCAGATAACCGCCCAGTCACTGTGGACCAAGGGCGACGACACCGTGCGGATGGCCGTCACCGGGGGAACCGGCGCCTACCGCGGAGCCAGTGGTGAGCTGTCGTGCTACGACATCCAGACCCCGCACGAGACATACCGCATCACTTTGGACAAGCCCTAGACCTCGTGGGGGAGCTCGGACTCCCGGGGGCTGGCCATGTCCAGCAGCAGCATCGCGTCGTGGTCCGGGGTGCCTGGCGTGGCCTGATACGTGACGAGGCGTTGCCCGTCCGTGCGGGAGATCACCAACACCTCGTAGTCGAGGCGCATCGAGCCGACCTCCGGGTGCTGGAAGTGCTTCTGGCCACCTCCCCGCGCCTGTACGTCGTAGCGCTCCCAGAGCCGGGCGAACTCCGGGCTCTTCACCACGAGTTCGCCGACCAGCTGGGCCAGCTCAGGAACGTCCGGGTCGGCGCCCGCCGTCGCACGCAGGTGCGCCGCACTGTGCGCCGCCATCTTCTCCCAGTCCCGGTACAGCCGGCGCGCCATGGGGTGCAGGAACAGGTAGCGGGTGACGTTGCGGCGCTCCTGCGGCCAGTCCGTGATGCCGGGGAAGAGACGCAGCCCGGGCCGGTTGGCGGCCAGCAGGTCGTTGGCGCGGCTGACCGCGTACGCCGGCGAGGGGCGCAGGTTCTCCAGCAGGTTGAGGACCGAGTCCCGCACCGTACGCGCCGGGCCGGGGGACGGCGCCGGCATCTGGCCCGAGGCGAGCGCGACCAGTTCGTGCAGCCGGTTCATCGCCTCTGGCGAGAGCTGGAGTGCCTCGCCGAGCGCGGTGACGACTGCGGGCGAGGGCCGGGTCTCGATGCCTCGCTCCAGTCGCGTGAGGTAGCCGACGCTGACCCCGGCCACCGCCGCGAGTTCCTCTCTGCGCAGCCCGGGAGTGCGGCGGATACCGGTGCCGGCGGGCAGGCCCACGTCCTGCGGGCGGATCCGGCCGCGGCGAGCACGGAGAAAACGTCCCAGTTCCGTACCTTCACTCATCCGCCCATTGTCGCAAGTGGTCACCCGCACAGGGGGGCCGTATCAGGGTCAGGCACAGCACGCCCCCGCACGGCTCGGTCTGCCGGGGACCTGGTGAGCCGGGCACGCTGGTCGGGTAGGGGCGCGGTCGACATCCGGCATTCGATGACCCGTTCGATTTCATGTCCCGGCAGGGACGCCACACAGACGCGTCCCGGCAGGGACGGCACAACGAGAGGAGCAG encodes the following:
- a CDS encoding phenylacetate--CoA ligase family protein; the protein is MKINSSSDLDFMERIQQEVTAHRTTSASDSTYYASKLGEAWDRARQTSAYAALGAFSADAFRDLGATSKDALKSRPLDYLRVPVEAGLKYYQTTGTTGTPTPTPRTARDMIANTVSVAEAWRGMLTGGGHRALILLPSDIVPVADLMVGVCEFLDVPHVKAYPYTTGISDWDRIVGLWEVFRPTVLFVAPGVLLEFSQVLKRRGLLDRLRESVELLMLLGEVSTPELRAMAGSWWDARAYDASYGSTESGTLAACCAHDRLHLLRGANYFEIADGNGLAPAEAGRAGRLVVTPLNNDARPLLRLDMGDEVSVAGGCPCGQDTPTVTVHGRGSDGTEIKGSRVRTRDLEGIVYANRDVMGYLIEIDGAGTWARLLLERDPGTDRDAERAKNDVIQRRTDEHLGFRWDEVRFVNRLPATTKSGGSQKSWKRSNFRVVDEVVPA
- a CDS encoding prenyltransferase/squalene oxidase repeat-containing protein, which gives rise to MTYDALRRSSGVVSGESDLWCTYAAVRTLRWLDRVGDLPSPESVAGFLASRQNSDGGFAWSAGMSSDAWATYYCTQALADLPDGSRGTVRGSSSAWVWSTEHADGGFAMTPSQASDVWATYYAVRTLVEIYGERPPETLFDWLAALQSEDGGLAWSPAHAKDGASDVRACYYAVTAWHTATGGQGPLPWDRERLTDWLRGRQSAAGGFTFRAGDETDCLWATFRATGALSRLGEAPRDPGGCVAWIMSRLRPGESFTRWPGYPVQDVWAAFCAVGALRELGARLDGIADGVVARVLSFRTGQGGFTYRTPELASDVLTTSAHLMARTFPADGEREAVRWTESCMLPNENGIMYMPGRGSEVRCTLWALSAGAFEDDAPARARIAQWLAGSIQNPDGGFGYWEGRASDMVSTSSAAEILHRTGGDSAAGFLRDIADYVAACETTPGRYANVPGGPATLRSTLQALRALHRAVGADDTHVTEALTRHRVPGGGFANEGRRVPDLLSTYEAVLAADVFGLDWDAAHLTKFLDSVRTADGGFAWTPLMAMSGGPLADCLGRRLELRLSPEGIALPPLALS
- a CDS encoding phosphopantetheine-binding protein, translated to MQTLDHTEINNRIQAVLEKRFGDAARTLSGDADLTDALPGFDSLAALEYVTAVEGEFGIEVDFVGDDVRYWFSTLGRTTEYVRERVEDLAA
- a CDS encoding acyl-CoA synthetase gives rise to the protein MTETAARTEGPGTRDGEIRFDTSGSTGAARRWFRLPHQLEREVELIGAVLVGPVDRVVNFAPPQHLFGALFGEWLPRMARIPVHQAWADPYAPLPASPGERVLAVCIPMAWDLLRRGWPGLERASSVVALHSSAAPPPTAHALVGRAAPLLRAHEILGSTETGGLAHRQLVAEGRDAQPWQAFPDVSFVREAGTPPGAAEELVVRGPRLARPESGTLPPDRWATGDLVEFTGPRAFRLIGRSGSLVKVNGIKVHLARVDERLKALLPGAECVALPLDGDSLAGEGYAVYWAGRGDDTVGVADVRAALEDFPSPSRLVELAEIPRTPTGKPDHKALLAEPASPSARL
- a CDS encoding SDR family oxidoreductase yields the protein MTGASAGIGKATAKRFAENNDKVLLIARQEERLARTVREIESSVPGADVQPLALDMSDAASVKRLRDHVRSTGLPVSGLLCCAGAVPRSGDTDADADDVTSVLTEWQEAYQANVTTAVVAVEGLLPDLADGGSIVLYSSIAAYRGSGGTGGYGAAKAALHSYVHTLATRLGSRGISANAIAPGYVADTDLFGGALPAARETMLVRHTALGRAGDPVDIAELGFYLCSGPGGYVTSQILQINGGSSHGV
- a CDS encoding phenazine antibiotic biosynthesis protein, which gives rise to MNAREQADAHVRAMMRWHFDPATGSRYWLERRDRLGFDPVEDVRCVDDLLRFPNLVDELRDVPVEDLIPRGLDASEKVLAVYESGGTTGAPKRFVMFENWLDQYMAWENSHYTDDGRGHALAVAPSGPHMLGEYSRRIAEARGGIRFSIDLDPRWVKRLVATGDTAGAGAYVDHLVDQAELVLSSQDIAFLITTPPLLARMSERASVRELIEEKVRLVIWTGAHMDPDTLDFLSTQLFPKTRFRGSYGSTSVLSGTVQRPDPQGTGDTVFDSYAPYVFYRVVDPSSGRPVEFGSDGAVVMNYLTKYGLVPNSLERDLATRVPSPTGVGDSLRNIHPVAEMDGRKLIEGVY
- a CDS encoding aromatic amino acid ammonia-lyase — encoded protein: MTLGAEAVERMRASVALKESLLAREVPIYAVTTGFGDSCVRQISPDKAHELQRNLVLYHLNGVGPAAVPAVARAAMIIRANALAKGSSAIRPQTVSALLECLDRDILPLIPERGSVGASGDLVPLCYLAAALIGEGQVLHRGTVRPAVDALREEGIEPVRLAPKEGIALINGTSFAAAYAVLAAWDARELAFVAELATAMTLEAQHGNASALHPFVHAAKPHPGQVRSAEVVRTLLAGSRLATSFDDILVRREKLAGRSYLQLNEKIQDTYSVRCAPQVIGIARDTLDWAENWLTTEINSATDNPLFDVDESGLHLGGNFYAGHVGQAMDSLKTSVAGLANLLDRQLALVVDEKFNQGLPPNLVVPRGADDPGAGLHHGFKGMQIAASAVTAEALKQTGPASVFSRSTEAHNQDIVSMGTISARDARTVNGLVREVAAIHLLALAQAIDLRGAEKASPAVRAVHGLIREHSAFVTRDRRLDEDIEAVSGLIESGALRRAAGFADIA
- a CDS encoding helix-turn-helix transcriptional regulator; this translates as MSEGTELGRFLRARRGRIRPQDVGLPAGTGIRRTPGLRREELAAVAGVSVGYLTRLERGIETRPSPAVVTALGEALQLSPEAMNRLHELVALASGQMPAPSPGPARTVRDSVLNLLENLRPSPAYAVSRANDLLAANRPGLRLFPGITDWPQERRNVTRYLFLHPMARRLYRDWEKMAAHSAAHLRATAGADPDVPELAQLVGELVVKSPEFARLWERYDVQARGGGQKHFQHPEVGSMRLDYEVLVISRTDGQRLVTYQATPGTPDHDAMLLLDMASPRESELPHEV